One segment of Campylobacter hominis ATCC BAA-381 DNA contains the following:
- a CDS encoding tyrosine-type recombinase/integrase — MKNLEKNKNIYVHKGRFYVDCQKDGVRIRRSTGLKKSALAFNYIRQNYEMFLGSRVELEQAQREYYELEDEQVDRRLRKGKESTTPIKNTSEFSFDNVIDKVLQEKSFLKDKTVNFYRTMSNVVSDFLENKNIYYLSDFERHHSVEFVQYCKDRGLKDSSISGYCSFFKMLFRYAINNDLISKNPFFIPRFKQKYEPQETDKFVPFSLDEILTLIRNAGDEELRLFLVVAFFTGARTGEIFALTYADLDFKNRQIRINKTLSDLGVIDSPKTKSSNRVIDMLDIVYKELIKLNNAHKDEQIFKLSRSMIRVKFNNLQEKLGYNKRRLYDTRHSFASVMLSRGEEPMWVGCKMMGHKDLNETYRSYAKYLPKEVKKRATFLNDVVI, encoded by the coding sequence ATGAAAAATTTAGAAAAAAATAAAAATATATATGTTCATAAAGGTAGATTTTATGTTGATTGCCAAAAAGATGGTGTTAGAATACGCCGTTCTACTGGTCTTAAAAAATCAGCTCTAGCTTTTAATTATATTCGCCAAAATTACGAGATGTTTCTTGGCTCTCGTGTAGAGTTAGAACAGGCTCAGCGTGAATATTATGAACTTGAGGATGAGCAGGTTGATCGCAGACTAAGAAAAGGGAAAGAAAGTACTACACCCATAAAAAATACGAGCGAGTTTAGCTTTGATAATGTTATTGATAAAGTCTTGCAAGAGAAATCGTTTTTAAAAGATAAAACTGTTAATTTTTATCGTACGATGAGCAATGTTGTTAGTGATTTTTTGGAAAATAAAAATATTTACTACCTATCTGATTTTGAAAGGCATCATAGTGTTGAATTTGTGCAGTATTGCAAAGATAGGGGCTTAAAGGATAGCTCTATTAGTGGATACTGCTCTTTTTTTAAAATGTTGTTTCGTTATGCTATTAATAATGATTTAATTTCTAAAAATCCATTTTTTATTCCTAGATTTAAACAAAAATATGAACCACAAGAAACTGATAAATTTGTACCATTTAGTCTTGATGAGATTTTAACTCTTATTAGGAATGCTGGTGATGAAGAGCTTAGATTATTTTTAGTTGTTGCATTCTTTACTGGTGCTAGAACTGGGGAGATTTTTGCTCTTACTTATGCGGATCTTGATTTTAAAAATAGGCAAATTCGCATCAATAAAACTCTTTCTGATTTAGGTGTTATTGATTCACCCAAAACCAAATCAAGCAATAGAGTTATTGATATGCTTGATATAGTATATAAAGAGCTTATAAAGCTTAATAATGCCCATAAAGATGAACAAATTTTTAAGCTGTCTCGCTCTATGATTAGAGTTAAATTCAACAATTTGCAAGAAAAACTTGGCTATAATAAACGTAGGCTTTACGACACTCGCCACTCTTTTGCTTCTGTAATGCTAAGTCGTGGTGAAGAGCCTATGTGGGTTGGTTGCAAAATGATGGGACATAAGGATTTAAATGAAACTTATCGCTCTTATGCCAAATATCTACCCAAAGAAGTTAAAAAAAGAGCCACTTTTTTAAATGATGTTGTCATATAA
- a CDS encoding type IV secretion system protein, producing MKKVMLSITTASVLFLNSATASGIPTIDVAAIAQAVTGYTQSLKDYAEQIKQYEQMVKDTLNFEKQMKEFGVDMNDVNQILGDATKMIDDMKNIYSNVQSIPEDIMGDIARVKTACSFLETNSQFFGHTVKTSSSKIKDKVNQCTFALRNGANVSKSIEEITQKMNISLDPIERANYKAQIANIKNAERFLQERSNIEKTNTLLAFEDTFNNADKTNRYSKASMQNDFKILATQLSKANNQKQAQALTNSILLKILENLQHQYELNINYTSTMATASRGLSEQNNFKNMDEASFDQTVVEHKRNDTLFEPTTKQLPKDELGLPKFIFKKDN from the coding sequence ATGAAAAAAGTAATGCTATCTATCACCACAGCATCAGTACTTTTTTTAAATAGTGCAACTGCAAGTGGAATACCAACAATTGATGTTGCTGCAATTGCTCAAGCAGTAACTGGATACACACAATCTCTAAAAGATTACGCAGAGCAAATAAAACAATATGAACAAATGGTAAAAGATACTCTAAATTTTGAAAAACAGATGAAAGAATTTGGAGTTGATATGAATGATGTTAATCAAATTTTAGGTGATGCAACAAAGATGATTGATGATATGAAAAATATATATAGTAACGTACAGAGTATCCCTGAAGATATTATGGGCGATATTGCAAGGGTTAAGACTGCTTGTTCATTTTTAGAAACAAATAGTCAGTTCTTTGGTCACACTGTAAAAACATCAAGCTCAAAGATAAAAGACAAAGTCAATCAATGCACCTTTGCTTTAAGAAATGGGGCAAATGTAAGCAAAAGCATAGAAGAAATTACACAAAAGATGAATATATCACTTGATCCAATAGAAAGAGCAAACTACAAGGCTCAAATAGCGAATATAAAAAATGCTGAAAGATTTTTGCAAGAAAGAAGTAATATAGAAAAGACAAACACTCTCCTAGCTTTTGAAGATACTTTTAACAACGCAGATAAAACAAATAGATACTCAAAAGCAAGTATGCAAAATGACTTTAAAATTTTAGCCACTCAGCTAAGCAAGGCGAATAATCAAAAACAAGCCCAAGCACTCACAAATTCTATACTACTTAAAATTTTAGAAAATTTACAACACCAATATGAGCTAAACATAAACTATACAAGCACTATGGCAACAGCAAGTAGAGGGCTAAGTGAGCAAAACAACTTTAAAAATATGGATGAAGCTAGTTTTGATCAAACTGTAGTAGAACATAAGCGAAATGACACATTATTTGAGCCAACAACAAAACAGCTTCCAAAAGATGAACTAGGACTACCAAAATTCATCTTTAAAAAAGATAATTAA
- the ssb gene encoding single-stranded DNA-binding protein, which yields MNKVQLCGYLGRDFELRYSSTTGNAVGINSLAISKRFKDNSGQEKERTEWIPIKLFGRTAEVANQYFKKGSQFLCSGELYTDDYVDNNGVTRYTWGVNVKEFYWLNNKREKEEVDANVNLKPALDQEIYNDDFKEELE from the coding sequence ATGAATAAAGTACAACTATGTGGATATTTAGGGCGAGATTTTGAATTAAGATACAGTAGTACAACTGGCAATGCAGTAGGCATAAATTCACTTGCAATAAGTAAGAGATTTAAAGACAATAGTGGACAAGAAAAAGAACGAACTGAGTGGATACCAATAAAGCTATTTGGTAGAACTGCCGAAGTTGCAAATCAGTACTTTAAAAAAGGGTCTCAATTTTTATGCTCAGGAGAGCTATATACTGATGATTATGTTGATAATAATGGAGTTACTAGATATACATGGGGTGTTAATGTCAAAGAGTTTTATTGGTTAAACAATAAAAGGGAAAAAGAAGAAGTAGATGCCAATGTAAATTTAAAACCAGCATTAGATCAAGAAATTTATAACGATGACTTTAAAGAAGAGCTAGAATGA
- a CDS encoding TrbM/KikA/MpfK family conjugal transfer protein has product MKKQILTIASALILASSLSAGDMLTGDTKLACEAILCLSSGTRPGECSPSINKYFSIKHKKWSDTVNARRNFLRLCPVDGADEKDPIFADLRDNVLPNVDARKCTADYINNHPETKCVKESCGERRCRCVEYEYRPATKMPTGCEALIAHSYTNIRPVNTCGTTRWYSENEWNGGKINIKISEDEFKRLKSKGATNISSYANNSKFCRRNKNMNFCNSFYKFDEIKKDCWINRD; this is encoded by the coding sequence ATGAAAAAACAAATTTTAACTATAGCTTCAGCTTTAATTTTAGCAAGTAGCCTAAGTGCTGGGGATATGTTAACAGGAGACACAAAACTTGCTTGTGAAGCAATTTTATGTTTAAGTAGTGGCACAAGACCAGGAGAATGTAGTCCAAGCATTAATAAATATTTTAGTATAAAACACAAAAAATGGAGCGACACCGTAAATGCTAGAAGAAATTTTTTAAGACTCTGCCCAGTAGATGGAGCTGATGAGAAAGATCCAATTTTTGCTGATTTAAGAGACAATGTACTTCCAAATGTAGACGCTAGAAAATGCACAGCAGATTATATTAACAATCATCCTGAAACAAAATGCGTAAAAGAAAGTTGTGGCGAAAGGCGTTGCAGATGTGTAGAGTATGAGTATAGACCAGCAACAAAAATGCCAACAGGATGCGAAGCATTGATCGCACACTCATATACAAATATCCGACCAGTAAATACTTGTGGAACTACAAGATGGTATAGCGAAAATGAGTGGAATGGCGGAAAAATAAACATAAAAATATCAGAAGATGAATTTAAAAGGCTAAAATCAAAAGGAGCTACAAATATAAGCTCATATGCCAATAATAGTAAATTTTGTAGGAGAAATAAAAATATGAATTTTTGCAATAGTTTCTACAAATTTGATGAAATTAAAAAGGATTGTTGGATAAATAGGGATTAA
- a CDS encoding toprim domain-containing protein: MQKEREEKLKGQIKTLKEISAKKSKSQKEVIKDYIGIFYSNIYNTTRGWEAINKFPEYIYKNVNENKAENAFKETLNAITKADGVKNLQLALYKNMCSLEVSKDKDELTINILPLSSKYKFEDGKIGSQRQGNDEAITLKNLTFHKNEMDKINYKNFTKEVDNFIKNIDKYIPLVEKELNSIKKEEVKSKEINSNKVEIQPNKQNLIELPLDEILIKNGYYEKRNKSSRNYKTLTNDQDDTIIISRQSNGHYLYFNPNDDSDRGNIYNFTKNRGIRANDLLSSENIDINKLKSSVESITTISQSSRKAIENYKNLEQIAENSFLTTARKISPEILKEFNDLKQDNKYGNAVVPSYICKNYSYKDSEIQLLIQAGSISYLSKPLTQDTQGKLYDKPIKQLCNGSKGLEILKANDSQKNLKDFKNIVICESMIDTLSYCELKGLNLKETLLCSTNGQITSSQKEVFKFLNEKAVNANIILGFDNDKKGKEFDVIAKEIIPRATTDKAILKDFSDDLVIGKTLGLKANEISKESLTKPLNDFSKKVEYLSKKYEFLEPQAKHERVKELFGYNIPKFKDIAPKIQPLAGMRDCFKRLKLLENKISNEYSRRI; encoded by the coding sequence ATGCAAAAAGAAAGGGAAGAAAAACTCAAAGGACAAATTAAGACCTTAAAAGAAATCAGTGCAAAAAAATCCAAATCCCAAAAAGAAGTAATTAAAGATTATATAGGGATATTTTATTCAAATATTTACAATACGACAAGGGGCTGGGAAGCGATAAACAAATTTCCAGAATACATATACAAAAATGTTAATGAAAATAAAGCAGAAAATGCATTTAAAGAGACATTAAACGCTATTACTAAAGCAGATGGTGTTAAAAACCTGCAATTAGCTCTGTATAAAAATATGTGCAGTTTAGAAGTAAGCAAAGACAAAGATGAACTAACAATTAATATACTTCCCCTTTCTTCAAAGTATAAATTTGAAGATGGAAAAATTGGCTCACAAAGACAGGGGAATGATGAAGCAATAACACTTAAAAATTTAACATTTCACAAAAACGAAATGGATAAAATAAATTATAAAAATTTTACAAAAGAAGTAGATAATTTTATAAAAAATATTGACAAATATATACCGTTAGTTGAAAAAGAATTAAATAGCATAAAAAAAGAAGAAGTAAAAAGTAAAGAAATAAATAGCAATAAGGTGGAAATACAACCAAACAAACAAAATTTAATAGAACTACCACTAGATGAAATTTTAATAAAAAATGGATACTACGAAAAAAGAAATAAAAGTAGTCGTAATTATAAAACACTTACAAACGATCAAGATGATACAATCATAATATCAAGACAATCAAATGGGCATTATCTGTACTTTAATCCCAACGATGACAGCGACAGGGGAAATATATATAATTTTACAAAAAATCGTGGTATAAGAGCAAATGATCTACTAAGTAGTGAAAATATAGATATAAATAAGTTGAAAAGTAGTGTGGAGTCAATAACAACTATATCTCAAAGCAGTAGAAAAGCAATAGAAAACTATAAAAATTTAGAACAAATAGCAGAAAATTCATTTTTAACTACAGCAAGAAAAATAAGTCCTGAAATTTTAAAAGAATTTAATGATTTAAAGCAAGATAACAAATACGGCAACGCAGTAGTTCCAAGTTATATATGTAAGAATTATTCATACAAAGATAGCGAAATTCAGCTTTTAATACAAGCAGGAAGCATAAGCTACCTATCAAAGCCTTTAACACAAGATACACAAGGAAAACTATATGATAAGCCGATTAAACAGCTTTGTAATGGAAGTAAAGGATTAGAAATTTTAAAAGCCAATGATTCGCAAAAAAATTTAAAAGATTTTAAAAATATAGTTATTTGTGAGAGTATGATAGATACTTTATCATACTGCGAATTAAAAGGCTTAAATTTAAAAGAAACTTTATTGTGCTCGACAAATGGTCAAATAACAAGTAGTCAAAAAGAAGTATTTAAATTTTTAAATGAAAAAGCAGTAAATGCGAATATCATACTAGGCTTTGATAATGACAAAAAAGGGAAAGAATTTGATGTAATAGCAAAAGAAATAATCCCTAGAGCCACCACTGACAAAGCGATTTTAAAGGATTTTAGCGATGATTTAGTGATAGGCAAAACATTAGGGCTAAAAGCCAATGAAATCAGTAAAGAAAGCCTTACAAAGCCATTAAATGATTTTAGTAAAAAGGTTGAGTACTTATCAAAAAAGTACGAGTTTTTAGAGCCACAAGCCAAACATGAAAGAGTAAAAGAATTGTTTGGATATAACATTCCTAAATTTAAAGATATTGCACCAAAAATACAACCATTAGCAGGTATGAGAGATTGCTTTAAAAGATTAAAACTTTTAGAAAACAAAATAAGTAACGAATATTCAAGAAGAATATAA
- a CDS encoding nucleotidyltransferase family protein, whose translation MILKKDAILKYLSELKPYLQKDGIKEIGLFGSYAKDYADENSDIDIVILADKKEFLERLNAFKALNYLDNLRKQISKKFHKSVDICDFYSEQKMKEDKIIKGAIYV comes from the coding sequence ATGATTTTAAAAAAGGATGCTATATTAAAATATCTATCAGAGCTAAAACCATATCTTCAAAAAGATGGCATCAAAGAAATTGGCTTATTTGGAAGTTATGCTAAGGATTATGCCGATGAAAACTCAGACATAGATATAGTCATTCTAGCAGATAAAAAAGAATTCTTAGAAAGGTTAAACGCCTTTAAGGCACTTAATTATTTAGATAATTTAAGAAAGCAAATATCAAAAAAATTTCATAAATCTGTTGATATTTGTGATTTTTATTCAGAGCAAAAAATGAAAGAAGACAAAATAATAAAAGGAGCAATTTATGTCTAA
- a CDS encoding HepT-like ribonuclease domain-containing protein, which translates to MSKAIRRLETAIEKIEAIEQICSIKGVTKALEDESILKPAIMKHFDVIHQQFKKLERDQEYKVLSKFDKVELRGVRDMRNISSHDYDNIQNEIVEETIRKDLPKLKESIQEVLKETKKELCKNLEKNIDYFTKKQDILMPQAKTDLIKNIKKEYEKLQEYKIELDKPYSDKIKNIIKENSKENQR; encoded by the coding sequence ATGTCTAAGGCTATTCGCAGACTAGAAACAGCAATAGAAAAAATAGAAGCAATAGAGCAAATTTGTAGCATTAAGGGAGTTACAAAAGCTCTAGAAGATGAGTCAATACTAAAACCAGCAATAATGAAACATTTTGATGTAATTCATCAACAATTTAAAAAGCTAGAAAGAGACCAAGAATATAAAGTTTTAAGTAAATTTGACAAAGTCGAATTAAGGGGAGTAAGAGATATGAGAAACATATCTTCCCATGATTATGATAATATACAAAACGAAATCGTAGAAGAAACAATACGCAAAGATTTACCTAAACTCAAAGAAAGCATACAAGAAGTTTTAAAAGAAACAAAAAAAGAGCTATGCAAAAATTTAGAGAAAAATATTGATTATTTTACTAAAAAACAAGATATTTTAATGCCACAAGCAAAAACAGATCTTATAAAAAATATTAAAAAAGAGTATGAAAAACTGCAAGAGTATAAAATTGAACTAGATAAGCCGTATAGCGATAAAATAAAAAACATTATTAAGGAAAATTCAAAAGAAAATCAAAGATAA
- a CDS encoding relaxase/mobilization nuclease domain-containing protein, giving the protein MSSVDWNKYFDELKAIRAGRTKFIKSEHKNVSFGSGRGFSRTHINFSKNKFSKQSVVKMISNLPQTSIKRCIDYALKNSLDGYAINEKGERVSSDEVMADWKKDFGKNQNSKDAWHLMFSIKESCSDEQTLKALQDSVKNVLGTNFAGHKYTFVLHTHQNNPHVHVVLNKRNQFTNKKIHFNSKSEIRDFFDDTRTNFAYALSARGLNYENKNFLQKDLKREFNNIKLNLKLEADDYTAKDKINDYYDKMQDKNKEKYKATSSRIEAMNDELEKLKKANKDLLNLFLQYSKKRNKKAFKFAKELKASNKEIRDKQNKILAEIKKINKLSFEATRLNEMKLENYKDRSNALTLLENFNRNYNQLHPKNKGASKADFENSKKVRRAIAVLRNKKDDDAKKYFDDSLIITRMLGSNESLFKLGKKLEILDKNLYILEHSELGENEKKEFKKRLNDNKEFITNVCEKRFEYTAKRLLKSEKLKGDEFLFKEYFHGVKLLNKEPNEMLLKIKKEADLQAKFSHDIKRDKSKIKSRTETKRDIGRE; this is encoded by the coding sequence TTGAGTAGTGTTGATTGGAATAAATATTTTGATGAGTTAAAAGCTATAAGAGCTGGTCGGACTAAATTTATAAAATCTGAACATAAAAATGTTTCTTTTGGAAGTGGTAGAGGGTTTTCTAGAACTCACATTAATTTTTCAAAAAATAAATTTTCTAAACAATCTGTCGTTAAAATGATTTCAAATTTACCACAAACTTCTATTAAAAGATGCATTGATTATGCTTTAAAAAATTCACTTGATGGATACGCTATAAATGAAAAAGGGGAGAGAGTAAGCTCTGATGAAGTTATGGCTGATTGGAAGAAAGATTTTGGAAAAAATCAAAACTCAAAAGATGCATGGCATTTAATGTTTTCTATAAAAGAGTCTTGTAGTGATGAACAAACTTTAAAAGCTTTACAAGATAGCGTTAAAAATGTGCTTGGAACAAATTTTGCAGGTCATAAGTATACTTTTGTTTTACACACTCATCAAAACAATCCACATGTGCATGTTGTTTTAAATAAAAGAAATCAATTTACAAATAAAAAGATTCACTTTAATTCAAAAAGCGAGATTAGGGATTTCTTTGATGATACTAGAACTAATTTTGCCTATGCTTTATCTGCTCGTGGATTAAATTATGAAAATAAAAATTTTTTACAAAAAGATTTAAAGCGTGAATTTAATAATATAAAATTAAATCTAAAACTTGAAGCTGATGACTATACTGCAAAGGATAAAATAAACGACTATTACGATAAAATGCAAGATAAAAATAAAGAAAAATATAAAGCCACATCTAGCCGTATTGAAGCTATGAATGATGAACTTGAAAAACTTAAAAAAGCCAATAAAGATCTTTTAAATTTGTTTTTACAATACTCCAAAAAAAGAAACAAAAAAGCCTTTAAATTTGCTAAGGAACTTAAAGCCAGTAATAAAGAGATTAGAGATAAACAAAATAAAATTTTAGCTGAGATTAAAAAAATAAATAAATTATCATTTGAGGCTACTAGGCTTAATGAGATGAAGTTAGAAAATTATAAAGACAGATCAAATGCTCTTACTTTACTTGAAAATTTTAACCGTAATTACAACCAACTCCATCCTAAAAATAAAGGTGCTAGTAAAGCTGATTTTGAAAATTCTAAAAAAGTTAGAAGAGCTATTGCTGTACTTCGTAATAAAAAAGATGATGATGCTAAAAAATACTTTGATGATAGCTTGATTATTACTCGTATGTTAGGCTCCAATGAAAGCCTTTTTAAACTTGGTAAAAAGCTTGAAATTTTGGATAAAAATTTATATATTTTAGAGCATTCAGAACTTGGAGAAAATGAAAAAAAAGAATTTAAAAAAAGGCTCAATGATAATAAAGAATTTATCACTAATGTGTGCGAGAAGAGGTTTGAATACACTGCCAAAAGGCTTTTAAAAAGTGAAAAGTTAAAAGGGGATGAGTTTTTGTTTAAGGAGTATTTTCATGGCGTAAAACTGCTTAATAAAGAGCCCAATGAAATGCTTTTAAAAATCAAAAAAGAAGCTGATTTACAGGCTAAATTTAGCCATGATATAAAAAGAGATAAATCAAAAATTAAAAGTAGAACTGAAACCAAGCGAGATATTGGAAGGGAGTAG
- the mobP1 gene encoding MobP1 family relaxase, with translation MVKKYKKDELDDLFIAKKVFTELDKKQKNSYSYKNKIGSYKYHSKQPIFSVKNYTKKQTEVVIKITGSSKNFGSLKAHLKYISRNGELEIENSDENIFFGKDDLKNMSNSFNEIIEIPTENEIRNNSLKEKREVLHFVFSMKDYNDAPLKKIKEASIKTMKEIYPNNYFVIAMHNDTDNPHCHIAVKVRDKNGKRINPKKSDLAYMRAIFAKELRALKIDATATIKKDSINFKTDEFLNDKVIKLRDDYKKPEHKNHYYEVISYGEAHYKFDINNKKSFYVRYRTTKGQDIDIWADDLKRVVQENDVRTGDYCRFAITGEKPVVVQFRDKKTGILCQKTSYKKMWDVSIENKKEKALKPLKNFTPNEIIGINSDDINDNRKNDNEVFDKQKSSRKRSLEIKKKDNPIENKKYKNIE, from the coding sequence ATGGTTAAAAAATATAAAAAAGATGAACTTGATGATTTATTTATAGCTAAAAAAGTTTTTACCGAATTAGATAAAAAACAAAAAAACTCATACTCATATAAAAATAAAATTGGTAGTTATAAATATCATTCAAAACAACCTATATTTTCTGTAAAAAATTATACAAAAAAACAAACTGAAGTAGTTATTAAAATAACTGGCTCTAGCAAAAATTTTGGATCGTTAAAGGCACATTTGAAATATATATCTAGAAATGGCGAATTAGAAATTGAAAATAGTGATGAAAATATTTTTTTTGGAAAAGATGATTTAAAAAATATGTCAAATTCTTTTAATGAAATTATAGAAATTCCTACTGAAAATGAAATAAGAAACAATAGTTTAAAAGAAAAAAGAGAAGTTTTACATTTTGTTTTTTCTATGAAAGATTATAACGATGCACCATTAAAAAAGATAAAAGAAGCAAGTATAAAAACTATGAAAGAAATTTATCCAAATAATTATTTCGTGATAGCTATGCACAATGATACAGACAATCCACATTGTCATATTGCAGTAAAAGTAAGAGATAAAAATGGCAAAAGAATAAATCCAAAAAAATCCGACTTAGCATATATGCGGGCAATTTTTGCAAAAGAGTTAAGAGCTTTAAAAATAGATGCAACTGCTACAATAAAAAAAGATAGTATAAATTTTAAAACTGATGAATTTTTAAATGACAAGGTAATAAAATTAAGAGATGATTATAAAAAACCAGAGCATAAAAATCACTACTATGAAGTTATAAGTTACGGAGAGGCTCATTATAAATTTGATATAAATAATAAAAAAAGTTTTTATGTTAGATATAGAACTACAAAAGGACAAGATATAGATATTTGGGCTGATGATTTAAAAAGAGTAGTTCAGGAAAACGATGTAAGGACAGGAGATTATTGTAGATTTGCAATAACAGGTGAAAAACCAGTAGTAGTGCAATTTAGAGATAAAAAAACTGGTATTTTATGTCAAAAAACAAGTTATAAAAAAATGTGGGATGTGTCGATTGAAAATAAAAAAGAAAAGGCACTAAAACCATTAAAAAATTTTACACCTAATGAAATTATCGGCATAAATTCTGATGATATTAATGACAATAGAAAAAATGATAACGAAGTCTTTGATAAACAAAAATCTAGTAGAAAAAGATCGTTAGAGATTAAGAAAAAAGATAATCCAATAGAAAATAAAAAATATAAAAATATAGAATAG
- a CDS encoding toprim domain-containing protein, with the protein MQLTKEQTAEILNALGYQIDRSYKFKIRDEHTPSASINPKDGKIKDFGSGWYGDIVDFLVEFHNYQQKDAFRKISSMLNLNTDNSFTNFKSYENIKKENSSMPHYISQSIIDNFQKERKENFSRFWELLSQTMPTANKEQKREIAKKYEIGYSKKADRLIMPIKDENGNCLTFWKYNPTPTPFIGSDGGVIQLPKVMFSKNRQRTLFDIKNLEKFSKNNEPIFILEGEKDCLNALANGFNAITLGSATQNIDNKFLNYFKDKYVVIAYDFDESGKNGSKILEKDLKGITKKTEIIDWEKIAKKLGFTDKLKKGFDFTDYLKIISSNSKIIEKNIN; encoded by the coding sequence ATGCAACTTACAAAAGAACAAACAGCTGAAATACTAAATGCATTAGGATACCAAATCGATCGTTCTTATAAATTTAAAATAAGAGATGAACACACTCCTAGTGCTTCTATAAATCCAAAAGATGGAAAAATTAAAGATTTTGGAAGTGGATGGTATGGCGATATAGTAGATTTTTTAGTAGAATTTCACAACTATCAGCAAAAAGATGCTTTTAGAAAAATTAGCTCAATGTTAAATCTAAATACAGATAATAGTTTTACAAATTTTAAATCTTATGAAAATATCAAAAAAGAAAATTCCAGTATGCCACATTACATATCACAAAGTATAATTGATAATTTTCAAAAAGAAAGAAAAGAGAATTTCAGTAGATTTTGGGAACTTTTAAGTCAAACAATGCCAACAGCAAATAAAGAGCAAAAAAGAGAAATTGCAAAAAAATATGAAATTGGATACTCAAAAAAAGCCGATAGATTAATTATGCCAATTAAAGATGAAAATGGTAATTGCCTAACATTTTGGAAATACAACCCAACTCCAACTCCTTTTATTGGTAGTGATGGTGGTGTTATACAATTACCAAAAGTTATGTTTTCAAAAAACAGACAAAGAACCTTATTTGATATAAAAAATTTAGAAAAATTTAGTAAAAATAATGAGCCTATTTTTATTTTAGAGGGTGAAAAAGACTGCTTAAATGCACTAGCAAATGGATTTAATGCTATAACACTAGGTAGTGCAACACAAAATATAGATAATAAATTTTTAAACTATTTTAAAGATAAATATGTTGTTATAGCATATGATTTTGACGAGAGCGGAAAAAACGGTTCGAAAATTTTAGAAAAAGATTTAAAAGGCATTACTAAAAAAACTGAAATTATAGATTGGGAAAAAATAGCAAAAAAACTAGGTTTTACTGATAAATTAAAAAAAGGTTTTGATTTTACTGATTATTTAAAAATCATATCATCAAATAGTAAAATAATAGAAAAAAATATAAATTAA